cTAGTTCCGGGTTGGACTGAATtttcccttcagaactgccttaacccttcgtgccatagattcaacaaaataatggaaatattcctcagggatTTTGCTCAATATTGACATATTGAaatgatttgtcggctgcacatccatgatgcaaatctccccttcccccacatcccaaaggtgatcaattggattgagttctggtgactgtggaggccatttgagtacagtgaactcattgtcatgttcaagaatccagtctgagatgatttgtgctatATGACATGGCTCGttgtcctgctagaagtagccatcagaagatgggcacagtTTCAGCGCTagtagtgtagtggttagtgcgtcgacacatgcactccggtgatCACGGCGACTCGAGTCCTATGTCAAACCTTCCCCTCTCTCTAATCCCCAtgttttcctgtcaattctctctactgtcctatcgaataaaggtgaaaacccctaaaaatagttataaaaaaaagACGATGGGTACAGTGTGGTCATAATGATATGGACAttgtcagcagcaatactcaggtaggctgtggcgctgacatgatgctcaattggtactaatgggcccaaagtgtgccaagaaaacattccccacaccattacaccaccaccaccagcctgaactgttgatacaaggcaggatggatccatgctttcatgttgttgatgccaaattctgacccgaccatccgaatgtcacagcagaaatcgagattcaTTAGACCAGGGAgcgtttttctaatcttctattgtacaattttggtgagcctgctggacaggtgtacctaataaagtggccggtgagcgtataTGTGTATAAGGGTGTCTGTACATTTACTCAAGTGCCAAATTTGTATCAAATCAGTGCTAAAACGCCTaaaacacacaatcaaacatgCTCTGGTGAGTTCACCTGTCTCTGCCGGTCTCCTTCTGGAAAAGCGCATCAAACTTCTGCATTTTGCTGGGTGAGATGAAGAAGAAGGACAGGTTTCTGTAGGTCATGCTGACTCTCTGGATGAGGTGGTACAGCGTTCCCTTTGCTTCCCGGCTGATCTTGGAGGACGGGCCCCAGAAAATGATGATGGGGTTTTCAGAGCGGTTGAGAAACTCTGCCGGCTTGCGGACCACGCTGAAGACGCTGGAGTGAGCCACGACGCGAACAGTGGTCCGGTTGCCCACATCTGACTGGTGTCCGGAGGTGGGAGCATTGTTCATGCGGAAAACACACTGCGTTCTGTCGATCTCCTCGCCTGCCTGAGAGCCCAACACGTGACTGGAGCTGGTCACTAATGCGCAGTGATGGCAGTGCAGGTTCAGGCTCTGAAACACAAGATTCAGAAGATACAGAAAATCATAACATACAGTGGAAGACAAATTAATTAGAATTTTtctattatttcccaaatgatgtttaacaaagcaagacatttttcacagtattttctttttttttttcttctggagaaagtctgatttgttttatttcagctacaataaaagcggtttttaattttttacaaacctttcacggtcaaaatgattagcccccttaagcaatatttttatttagtctacagaacaaaccaccgatatacagggtgggccgtttatatggatacacctcaATAAAATGGGAATGATTGGTGATAATAACGTCCAGTTTGTGgtacattagtatatgtgagggggcaaacttttcaagatgggtggtggccattttgaagtcggccatcttggatccatcTTTTGTTTgattcaataggaagagggtcatgtgacctATCAAACtgattgggaatttcacaagaaaaacaacggTGTGCTTGGGTTTAACGCAACTTTATTcgttcatgagttatttacaagtttctgaccacttataaaatgtgttcaatgtgctgcccattgtgttggattgtcaatgcaaccttcttctcccactcttcacacactgatagcaacatcgcaggagaaatgccagcacaggcttccagtatccgtagtttcaggtgctgcacatcttgtatcttcataccagatcagatcagatcaggGGCAGATCAGGAGACCTTGGGGACCATTAAACCTGCCCACGACaaccaatccacttttcaggaaactgttcatctagggccccgtttacactagtgcgttttagttttaaaacagcgttttagattaaaaacgatctgcgtccacactagcgttttacctagcgtctctgaacatatctctgtCTActctacgccaccaaaaacgtatataacgtgaccattcgcgcactctgggcatgggCGTTCTAGtttaaacaggaagcatgcgtctcgctcggcatttgattattgttagtcaacaaacgccggttgaacattaaacgcgatggcaaagaaagcaagagaggtatttttgtggacagacgacgaggtcgagttgttactaaacgtaacaaatgaataactgcacaatggcgcctaaaacaaacaatagtgcaaacaaccctcccatttctgtgcccatgttgttgtttacagtgaaggctggtctgctgtcttccaatagcgttaaagccatgtgttatagtcatgtgatagcgGCTTGACGAATAAGGTAAGGATACAGTGACGAAGGCAaagacacaaaagccccaatcagctagcgaatctcagcagtcccgcctccgttttcagatgtctcagtttttcctcatccacactaagacggagcagcagcgtttcagaatgaaaacggcctctccagcgttttcaaaacgctttgtttttggcgctcgagaattccggcgtagtgtggacggatggcgtaaccgtagcaaaacttatgcgttttaaaacgaattagtgtaaacggggcctaggAATGCTCGGACATGACACCCATAATGTAATGGTgatcttgctggaaaaactcaggaaacatgccagcttcagtgcataaagagggagaCACATCatcaaatatccagtggccttgtggtttccattgatgaaggatgtccccactatctttgttgtctatgaagcattttagattttttaagttacaataatgtatAAAGCTATGTAGTGttaacagacctcttgagttgTTTTTTCGAGtgtaggaactgcatcacaatatgaaaaaaaatggtCACAGACTTTAGACGGCACTTGGGAACCGTTTGACGAAGTAAAATTTCACAGGAAGTCTGATCTTTTTGTTTTCaagcatacatttaaaaaaacaaataccaaaaattagtAGTGTAAACCGCGTGATGGTCACCTTGTTGCCGTAAACAGGAAGGTATCCGTCTTTTCCAGCCCATTTCTTGAGGTTGGTGGTTTTGAGCGTGTGGTGGATTTGACGGAAGTTGCTTGTCTTGAAGGATCTGGAAAGATCAGCTGAGCTGCTGGAGCTGTAGAGGATGAGGAGCGTCGTGATGAGGAAAACCGCTCCGTAAATCACCATCCGCTGCCCCTGCTGCCattgctcaaaacacacacacaaacacacaattagGTGTAATATTGGAAAAGTCTGATATTGggatatttatttttctgataaatattgtgatatgaatagtTTCACACGATAGTTTGAATAGCTAATAATTTGACGGTCACGGTTTTCCGGGGAGGCTAACAGTATTTAGCTACAAAAATTGAACAATCACAATGCATtacatgcttttcttactttgctttgtcttgtttatagtacaaatatttaaaaaaaatcttagatcACGTAAAAATATTGCTTTGTTTTCAACTTGAGAAGaaattaagtcaaaattaagagtttttccttaaaacaaacaatattatcTACCAGTGGGGTAAGttaaataatgttgttttcactttgagatagatatttggactcaaaTATCAAATGACATGAGTGtagttaatttaaaatgtactgaaagttaattctactcatttgaagagagttttgaacttagtgttgaaggtgatgagttaatttaatacctcattacttcaactgaaatggagtaagttcacagtactcatatagattagttaaactcaaatggtttgcagcaattggtttcctcaaatgctttgagttgcctaaacttattggattttacagtactcagttggtttgagttctctttatttcttTGGTTTTACTGCGCTCATATTGCtccgtttactcaaatggattaagttcacagtactcattaggattagtttttgaacttgaatggtttgttgcaataatCAGTTTCTTCAAATagatgttaaacagaaattgggggggaaaataattcaggcgggctaataaccctgctaaaaaaatccagcttaaaccagcctaggctggttggctggtgttagctggttgaccagcctggttttagaggggttttggccatttccaggctggtttccagcaatttccagcctggtcttagctggtcaggctggaaaatgaccagctaaaaccagcctggtttaagatggacATAGGAtccttgaccagcctggtttaagctggacatagctggttttggctaggctcccagcctggctaggctggtcaagctggttttagctggtcatctcccagcctgaccagctcagaccaggctggaaatggccaaaactcctctaaaaccagccaaccagcctaggctggtttaagcagttttttttcagtggggaattctgacttcaattgtctgtatgtatgtatgtatgtatgtatgtatgtatgcatgtttatatatatatacatgtatgtatgtatgtatgtatgtatgtatgtatgtatgtatgtatgtgtgtgtgtgtatatatatagagaatatatatataagaataacTTACACGTATATACAGGTTTTCTACTCACTTTATCTACGAGCTGCAGTGTCATTCTCCTGCCACCCTTCTATCAGGTTTCAGTTCTCATGCCTGGAGAGAGAgattgagagagagagtgaaactTGAGCATTTTCAGTGCTATCATCAAGCCTccgacacagacacacatgcacacgcagaGCCAAACCTGTGTGTAAATAACATGTCAATTCAATTAATATTATACTACGAAATTACATGCATTTACTTTCTTCCCTTTATAGGGTTTGCAATGGAAGtaacaaattattcattcattcattcattcattatcttgtcggcttagtccctttattaatccggggtcgccacagtggaatgaaccgccaacttatctagcaagtttttaagcagcagatgcccttccagccacaacccatctctgggaaacatacacacacacacactcatacactacggacaattactAGCcctcccaattcacctgtaccgcatgtctttggactgtgggggaaaccggagcacccggaggaaacccacgcgaacatggggagaacatgcaaactccagtaACAaattaactactttttttttttaatttaaatttaggaattaactaaaaaaaatatttaaaagtaccAAAAAAAGTGAAGGAATCACTTCAGTTCTCAGCCCCAGAAATGTAACAAACACAAGAAGTGAgtacatttaaatcatttttccCCTTCTGAATCAATAAAGAAAGCTGGAAGCAATAAAACATGTCTTCTGGAAAAGAAGATTTAGCTAAAACAACTAACAAAAACAGTAGCTAACTTTAAAGAAGTACTAAATAACCTATCCAGGAGGCTGCTTCATAAAAGTCGTAAAGGAAAGTGGAAATTAAAGTCAAAAACCTGACTGCAATGAGCTGAAATACTAAACGTCCACACTTACTGGTTGCATAACAGCAAGTTGCAGATCATTGCATCCAACTAATCTGAGTTGAAATAATGTAGATAACTGCTCGTGCACGTTACTGTTGTGAAAACTTAAAGGTCGAGCATAGATGCATCgattatgttgtgtgctaccTTGGCAACAACGATGAAAGAAAGATTTCTGAAATTAGACACAGCTATGATCACAGCGAGTGAGGAGTGTTTGATTTTTGAGTTCAAACATATAAAAACTACGGGTCGCAACAAAGCAAGAGAGAAGGCTGACGGGAAATTGCAGATTTTAAAACATAGGCCATTATTtaggtctaataataataatattttatatattttataataatatattattataaaaaaaaaaaaaaaaaaaaaatatatatatatatatatatatatatatatatatatatatatatatatataattgttattataatattttattataataataaaataggaatattttaagtatttaatattaatatattttagaataatatatatatataatatatataatatattaattattattatattattttataataataatactaaaataatattctaaatatttaaaaatacattgaaacTGTGCTTCCACACGGGTgcgagagatagagagagagagagagagaatgcgcACTTACTGCCAATTGTTGCATGCAAGGAAAACATTTTCATGCATTTCAGCCTCACTTTTACATTCAAAATGTGCTTAACATGAGCACATTGAGTTTAAAATAATGCTTACAAAGAGCCGTGCACACACAAGCTGCAAGTggcaggacttttaatttgctcCCGAAAATGCTGCAAATTGCTGCTTTCCCTTTGACACTTGTGTGTCCGACAGCCCATGGGAAAATATCCTTAAATTAAAGTGAGGCTACTGCTCAGCCCGGACACGGATTATTCCACTCCTGGTTTGCAGCTTTAAAGTCATTCTTTAAGAAATGTAGCCTACTTCTTTTTATCAGTCAGTGCtttcttaatattattttctttatattattttttgtaatttatattattgtgaagtgtatatataaatatatgtatatacagctgaagtcaaaattattagcgccccttggaattttttattttttttttatatttcccaattgatgtttaacagagcaaggaaattttcatgagtatgtctcataatattttttacttctggagaaagtcttatttgttttattttggctagaataaaagcagttttaaattttttaagcaccattttaaggtcaaaattattagctcctttaagctctatattttttccgatagtctacaaaacaaaccactgttatacaataacttgcctaattaccctaacctgccttgttaacctacctaacctagtgaagcctttaaatgtcactttaagctgtatagaagtgtcttgaaaaatatctagtcatatattatgtactgtcatcatggcaaagacaaaataaatcagtcattagaaatgagttattaaaattattatgtttagaaatgtgtatatatatatatatatatatattatatatatatatatatatatatatatatatatatatatatatatatatatatatatatatatatatttcaactgcatatatatatatatatatatatatatatatatatatatatatatatatatatatatatatatatatatatatgtaacacaTGCATGGCATCACCCATTTCCTGCGATAAAAGCCAGAATTAAAGATAAGTTATGGAGATATGAGaccaaatgcaaataaaaaacagcTTGTCGATGAGAACAGCGGAAAATACACACGAAAAAGAGCATAAACACACACCTGTGACATTACAGTATCCTACAGTAAACAGGACAGGTGTAAAACATTCAAGCATGACACCTGTTCATTTCAATATCAATGTCAATACAAAACCAGTCATTGGCATAAAGACCAATATTTGGATATTGACATATATACGTCATCTTAAAGCTATAATAAACACACTTTACATTGATTGTTTGTTAATAGGATAATGTTTGGAACctgatagttaaaaaaaaatctaaatattgagaaaaatgcCTTTTAAGTCCAAATTATAGTGGTTGTAAAGTCTGTTTTATCAGATTTAACTTTAATTACATACAAAACGTTAATTTATGATTACTTTATACCTTATATCTTGGAGacctttattaattttttttttactctttctaGATTATGTTTCTGTATTGTATATCTAATGTAAAAAGCTTTGTGTACCATATACCTATAAGTAAATGTGGAAATGAATGcaataaagatacaaataaataaatcaatacatttttaatatacagatgaagtcagaattatttgccctctttgaatatttttttctttttcaaatatttcccaaatgatgtttaacagagcaaggatattttcacagtatgtctgataatattttttcttctggaaaaagtcttattttttttattttcggctagaataaaatcactttttaattttttaaacaccattttaaggacaaaattattagtctctttaagctatttatttttttgatagtctacaaaacaaatcatcattatacaataacttgcctaactaccctaacctgcctacttaacctacttaacctagttaagcctttaaatgtcactttaagctgtatagaagtgtcttgaaaaatatctagtcaaatattatttactgtcatcatggcaaagataaaataaatcagttagattAGAgatagtcattaaaactattatgattagaaatgtgatgagaaaatcttctctccgttaatcagaaattagggaaaaaaacattcaggggggctaataattctgacttcaactgtatatacaagcATGACACCTGTTCATTTCAATATCAGTGTCAATACAAAACcattatttagtcatttagtcattAGTCATTAGCATAAAGACTGGAATTTGGAAACAATAAACGTCATCTTAAagctaaaataaacacatttggcATTGATATTTGTTaatagaaaaatgtttgaaatctGACGTGAAAAATCTAAGTATTATAACAATTGAAAAGTGATaattattttcagattttactttgattatatacaagAAGTTACTTCAGGATTATGTtagtttattaacatttttcatAATATCTGGATTCTAAGTCCtgaattttattaatttcttcTAATCTTTCTGGTTTGtcatgtttaattattttgtatatcCAATGTAAAGAGCTTTACATGTCATATATCTGAAAGTAAATGTGGAAATAAATGCAACAAGCAACAAAAATACcacaaaaatcatttattttttgtccaaATTAGGTTCTTAGAGAtggatacaaataaaaaaataagcactttttcTATAGACATATAAAATGTAGTAATTtatattatacagtgctcagcatatataagtacaccactcacaaatctctcttttaaattcatatttttaataggaagctatatgcaatattatatttgtgcatatacattagattagtcaatactgaagcaaatctggagctaatcttaCACAATAACTTGCGATAACACTGTCTAAAACCTAGTACACTCAaaattatatgttatagaaaaatatttaatacaatttttaaaaatgaggaaaaatcaacatttttttttatttagttgacattttgttgccatattttgcttttaattgtattgtcttttaatttccaaaatatgtttggtgacaaaaaatattattttaagaaatatatttgtttaataaatctgctttgtttaaatgcactaaaataaattcACTGAGATActgataaaaataatcattttcaatatggagtgtactcaattatgctgtgcATTGTataaacatctatctatctatctatctatctatctatctatctatctatctatctatctatccatctatccatccatccatccatccatccatccatctatctatctatctatctatctatctatctccctctctctctctctctctctctctctctctctctctctctctctctatatatatatatatatatatatatatatatatatatatatatatatatatatacatacagagtatatatacagtatcaCATATTCATGTGTATG
The genomic region above belongs to Danio rerio strain Tuebingen ecotype United States chromosome 21, GRCz12tu, whole genome shotgun sequence and contains:
- the st6galnac6 gene encoding alpha-N-acetylgalactosaminide alpha-2,6-sialyltransferase 6 isoform X4, whose amino-acid sequence is MTLQLVDKQGQRMVIYGAVFLITTLLILYSSSSSADLSRSFKTSNFRQIHHTLKTTNLKKWAGKDGYLPVYGNKSLNLHCHHCALVTSSSHVLGSQAGEEIDRTQCVFRMNNAPTSGHQSDVGNRTTVRVVAHSSVFSVVRKPAEFLNRSENPIIIFWGPSSKISREAKGTLYHLIQRVSMTYRNLSFFFISPSKMQKFDALFQKETGRDRKKSQSWLSTGWFTMVIAIEMCDNIKVYGMVPPNYCGRPQPKRMPYHYYKPRGPDECVTYLQNERGLRGSHHRFITEKQVFARWAKVYNISFTSPTW
- the st6galnac6 gene encoding alpha-N-acetylgalactosaminide alpha-2,6-sialyltransferase 6 isoform X3, with translation MTLQLVDKQGQRMVIYGAVFLITTLLILYSSSSSADLSRSFKTSNFRQIHHTLKTTNLKKWAGKDGYLPVYGNKSLNLHCHHCALVTSSSHVLGSQAGEEIDRTQCVFRMNNAPTSGHQSDVGNRTTVRVVAHSSVFSVVRKPAEFLNRSENPIIIFWGPSSKISREAKGTLYHLIQRVSMTYRNLSFFFISPSKMQKFDALFQKETGRDRKKSQSWLSTGWFTMVIAIEMCDNIKVYGMVPPNYCGRRPQPKRMPYHYYKPRGPDECVTYLQNERGLRGSHHRFITEKQVFARWAKVYNISFTSPTW
- the st6galnac6 gene encoding alpha-N-acetylgalactosaminide alpha-2,6-sialyltransferase 6 isoform X2, with product MTLQLVDKQWQQGQRMVIYGAVFLITTLLILYSSSSSADLSRSFKTSNFRQIHHTLKTTNLKKWAGKDGYLPVYGNKSLNLHCHHCALVTSSSHVLGSQAGEEIDRTQCVFRMNNAPTSGHQSDVGNRTTVRVVAHSSVFSVVRKPAEFLNRSENPIIIFWGPSSKISREAKGTLYHLIQRVSMTYRNLSFFFISPSKMQKFDALFQKETGRDRKKSQSWLSTGWFTMVIAIEMCDNIKVYGMVPPNYCGRPQPKRMPYHYYKPRGPDECVTYLQNERGLRGSHHRFITEKQVFARWAKVYNISFTSPTW
- the st6galnac6 gene encoding alpha-N-acetylgalactosaminide alpha-2,6-sialyltransferase 6 isoform X1; translated protein: MTLQLVDKQWQQGQRMVIYGAVFLITTLLILYSSSSSADLSRSFKTSNFRQIHHTLKTTNLKKWAGKDGYLPVYGNKSLNLHCHHCALVTSSSHVLGSQAGEEIDRTQCVFRMNNAPTSGHQSDVGNRTTVRVVAHSSVFSVVRKPAEFLNRSENPIIIFWGPSSKISREAKGTLYHLIQRVSMTYRNLSFFFISPSKMQKFDALFQKETGRDRKKSQSWLSTGWFTMVIAIEMCDNIKVYGMVPPNYCGRRPQPKRMPYHYYKPRGPDECVTYLQNERGLRGSHHRFITEKQVFARWAKVYNISFTSPTW